CAATAAATATATATTAAAAAACAATTAGGAGAATAAAATGAAAACAAAACAACCAATTTTACTTGCAATTTTGGATGGATGGGGAATTGCTCCTGAAAATCAAGGAAATGCAGTAACAAGCGCTAAAATGGATTTCGTGGAGTCTTTGAAAAAAGATTATCCATGAGTTGAAGCTCACGCAAGTGGAGAATGAGTAGGTTTACCTGATGGTCAAATGGGTAACTCAGAAGTTGGACATATCCATTTAGGATCTGGAAGAATTAAATATGAATCTCTAACTTTAATTAATCAAGCCATCAAAAATGCAACTTTCAGCAAAAATGAGGAAATCATTAAAGCTGTTGAATTTGCTAAAAAAAATAACAAAGCTTTCCATATTATGGGACTGTATTCAGATGGTGGGGTTCATGCTCACATGAACCATATGTTAGCAGCTTTTGAAACTGCCGCTAATTTAGGATTAAAAGAAATTTACGTTCACCTTTTCGCTGATGGAAGAGATACTAAACCGACTGTCCTAGAAACTTATCTAGCTCCTTTAGAAAAATTGTTTAATCAATATCAAGTTGGTCAAATTGGATCAATTAGTGGTAGATTTTATGCAATGGATCGTGATAAACGTTTTGAAAGAACAGCACAAGCTTATGAAACTTTATTCACTCGCAAAGGGAAAACTTCATTTGAAGATCCAAGAGCCTATATTAAAGCACAATATGATTTAGGAAAAGATGATGAAGGAATTATTCCAGCATTTAATAGTAAAGCCAAAGACGGATTTATTAAAAAAGGTGATGCAGTTCTATTCGCTAACTTTAGACCAGATCGAGCTATTCAATTAGCCGCAACTATTACAAGCAAAGATTACTTAGCTTGAAAAGATGATTCTTTTAAAAACCTGGAATTTATTGGAAATGATATTCACTTCGTTTCAATGATGGAATACTCACAAGTAGTAGGTTCTCCATTAGTGGCCTTTAAATCAATTGAAGTTGTTAATGGTTTAGGGGAATGATTAAGTAAAAAAGAATACAAACAATTAAGAATTGCTGAAACTGAAAAAATTGCTCACGTAACTTTCTTTTTTGATGGAGGAAAAGACTATTTCAAAAATGGTCTAGCATCTCAAGATGAAATCGCCTTAAAAGGTGCTAGTGCTGATTTAATCGCTTCTCCTAAAGTTGCAACTTACGATTTAAAACCAGAAATGAGCGCAAAAGAAATTACTGATAAACTTATTGAAGAAATTAACCGCAATGAATTTGATGTTATTGTTTTAAACTATGCAAACTGTGATATGGTAGGACATACTGGAATTTTAGATTCAACAATAGTTGCTGTGAAAACTTTAGATGCACAATTAAAACGTGTTCATGAGGCAATGCAAAAAGTTAATGGGGTAATGATTATTACAGCCGACCACGGAAATGCTGAAATCATGATCGACCAAGAAGGTGGACCTAATAAGAAACACACTAGCCAATTGGTTCCAATTATTATTACTAAAAAAGATTTAAAACTACGTAATAAAGATGCTGCAATCGCTGACATCGCCCCAACTATTTTAGATTTACTAGGTGAAGAAGTTCCAAGTGAAATGACTCAACCAAGTTTAATTGTTAAAAAGTAACTAATAAATAAATGACGATTTATCGTCATTTTTTTAATCTTAATTATTTCTACAAATAATTTTTATCCCTAAGTCCAAAAATTAAAACTTTAAGGTATAATAAAAAAATAAAGATTTAAGGAGAATAGAAATGAAAACAGATTTTGATTTAATTATAATTGGTGGTGGACCTGGTGGAATTACAGCAGGAATTTATGCAGCCCGAGCGGGATTAAAATCAGCCATTATTGAAAAAGAAGTTCCTGGAGGAAAAGTAAATAAAACAGCAGAAATTGAAAACTATCCAGGATTTACATCAATCATGGGGCCAGACTTGGCGGTCAGTTTATTTTCTCAAGCACAAGCTGTGGGTGCTGAATTTATTTTTGATGAAGTTTTAAAAATTGAAAAAAATGACAATAAAACTTTTAATGTGAACTTAGCAGGCAAAAAACTAACCAGTAAGGCTGTAATTATTGCCACTGGAACTAAGGAACGTAAACTTGGGGTTCCTGGAGAAGATAAATTTTATGGCAAGGGAGTGTCTTATTGTGCGGTTTGTGATGGAGCTTTCTTCAAAGAAAAACCCTTAATTGTTGTTGGTGGTGGACTAGCTGCTGTTGAAGAGTCGCTTTACTTAACTAAGTTTGCCAGCAAGGTAACTTTGGTGCATCGAAGAGAAGGTTTTCGTGCAGCTGATTCAGTAGTTGAAAAAACTCGAAACCATGAAAAGGTAGACTTTATGTTGAACTGTGTGGTTGAAGAAATTATCGGAGACAAAGTTGTTGAAGCGGTGGTTGTTAGAAACCTTAAGGAAAATAGTGTTCAGACAATCAAGGTTGATGGAATCTTCCCGTTAATCGGAAGCGATCCTATAACTGACTTTGTGAAAGACTTGAATATTTTAAATCAAACAAATAATATCGTGACAGATGTTGAAATGAAAACCAGCATTCCGGGACTTTTTGCAGTTGGTGATGTTCGAAACACTCCATTAAAACAAATTGCCACAGCAGTTGGTGATGGAGCTATTGCAGCACAAAAAGCCATTGATTATTGTGATAATTTTTAATACAAATCTAGATTAGTTTATCAGAATAATTTTTTGAAAACGATTTAATTTTTGTGATAAAAAGTTAACCAACCTTATAAAAAAATCCAGAGCTTGTAATTAGATTACAAGCTCTGGATTTTTAATTTAAGTTAACATTGACTCGTTTTTATTCTATTATTCCCATCATTCCATCATCAATATTTTTAATATTTTTAAAACCTTTGTCTGCAAGAATGTCACAAACTATTTTGGAACGTCTGCCTGCGCGACAAACAACGGCTAGTTTAACATCTTTATCTTCAAAGTCTTGATCATATTTATCAAAAATCTGTTTGTCAGAAATTAATGTCGCTTGGTCTAGCTTTTCTAAAGTTTCTAATTCATTTGGTTCTCTAATATCTAGAATTTCATATCCTTGAGCTATTAAATCAGCGATTTCTTTCTTTGTCATCTTATCACCCCTTATTTGCAATTTTTTTATTATTTATTTTCATTTCAATCTTACTCAGTGCTATAATAACTTCTTGGAACCCAAAGATTAAGTTCCGCTTTTTGGTTGGATACACAACCGCATCTCCTGCAGCAAAAACACCAAGACAACTTGATTCCATTTCGGAATTAACAATTATTTTTTTGAATTCGTTACGTTGCAAATTTAAACCATTAATTGTATGCGGTCTGATCGTTGCTCCAAATTGTACCAAACATTCATCAAAATGAATACGCTTTTCTTGTTCCTCGCTCTTAATTATTAAACTCTTAGCACGATTATTTTCAGACTTATCAATTTCTTTGAATTCAAATGGTGTCAGAATCTCAACCTTACCTTCAATTTTTTGAACTGCTGCTCTAAATTCATCTCTTCGATGAACTAAAGTAACTTTTGATTTTTCACTAAATTGATGGGCTCAATCAATAGCAGAATCTCCGCCTCCAAAAATAACCACTCTCTTATTTTCGAAATATTTTTTATCTTTAACGACGTAGTGGATATTTTCTCAGTTTTCCTCTAAAAGTTTAATTGATTGGTACTCACCTAAACCTTCACAAACCAAAATCGCTCTATATGTTTTTTGAACGTTATTGCTAAATTTAACCAAGAAGTGATTTTCAAAATCATTATCGACTTTTATTTTGATAATCTCAAGAACTGAAGTATTGGTCTTTAAACGAATTTTACTCTCCAAACAATTGGCATCTTCTAATAAATCATTGACAAAATCCTTAGCCTTGATTTCCTTGATTCCTGGTAAGTTGTGAATCATTTTTTCTGGATAAGCCAGATTTGCCTGACCTCCAATTTCATAATTAGCCTCAACTATTGTACCGCTTAGGTGCAAACTATTTGCGTATTTTCAGGCATAAAGTCCTGTTGGTCCCGCCCCAATAATCAGTAAATCTTTAACCATGTTTTCATCCCTTTTCAAAAATTATAGCATATTGTATAATAAGAAGAGGTGAAAACGATGGAAATAAAGAAAATTGCAGATTGAGATGTTATTATTAAAGAGTTGCTAGATTTTAAGAATCAAGAATTCTATTTACTTTTAACAGGTGATTTGGGAGCTGGGAAAACTACATTTACAAAGCGATTATTGAAAAATTTTGGAGTCAATGAAGTTGTTAACTCTCCAACATTTGTAATTCTAAATCAGTATCAAAATAGTGAAGGCGCTTTATTGAATCATATGGATGCATATCGTTTGGGAGTCAATGATGAAATTGAACTTTACGAAGAACAATTCAGGCAAGCTTTTAACATAATTGAATGACCAAATAATTTAGGAATTAATTTCAACAACCTTCAAGGTTGACATTTGGATATTGAATTAAATGAACAAGGTAATCGAAACGTCACTATTATTAAAAATTTAAGTAGTTTTAGGGGGAATTAAATTGGAATTATTTGTAGATACATGTAATGGTAATTTGGTTATTTTACTAATTGAAGATAATAAAGTAATCGACCAAATTTTACTTAAAAATCAAAACCGAATTTCTGATATTTACCAAGACAATTTGGATGATATATTAAAAAGAAATAACACCACTCTAAAAGAAATTAAGGCCATTTATTTAACAAAAGGACCTGGTAGTTATACTGGTGTTCGAATTGGACTTACAATGGCTAAGACATTATTTTGTATTGATGATAGTATAAAAATTTGAACTATTTCAAGCTTGCAATTTCAAGCCGGTTTGGGAAAAGTTGTCTCTAAGCTGGACGCTCGTTCGCAAAAGTGATATTTTGGAGTATACCAAGATGGAAAACCCATAATTGAAGACCAGATTCTTCCAATAGATACAGCCAATCAAATAGAATCAGGCTTTGAAGACTTTAAAATTGTTGTGGATCAAGTTGGAGTGGATTATCAAAAAAACTTCTTAGATCTGAAGATTTTTTTTCAGCTAGTTAAAAAATCAGATAAACTAAATCCTAACTATATTAAAAACTTTATTTAAATTTAAAAAAAACAATGTATAATAGTATTTGTATGGATT
This Spiroplasma endosymbiont of Panorpa germanica DNA region includes the following protein-coding sequences:
- the gpmI gene encoding 2,3-bisphosphoglycerate-independent phosphoglycerate mutase, with protein sequence MKTKQPILLAILDGWGIAPENQGNAVTSAKMDFVESLKKDYPWVEAHASGEWVGLPDGQMGNSEVGHIHLGSGRIKYESLTLINQAIKNATFSKNEEIIKAVEFAKKNNKAFHIMGLYSDGGVHAHMNHMLAAFETAANLGLKEIYVHLFADGRDTKPTVLETYLAPLEKLFNQYQVGQIGSISGRFYAMDRDKRFERTAQAYETLFTRKGKTSFEDPRAYIKAQYDLGKDDEGIIPAFNSKAKDGFIKKGDAVLFANFRPDRAIQLAATITSKDYLAWKDDSFKNLEFIGNDIHFVSMMEYSQVVGSPLVAFKSIEVVNGLGEWLSKKEYKQLRIAETEKIAHVTFFFDGGKDYFKNGLASQDEIALKGASADLIASPKVATYDLKPEMSAKEITDKLIEEINRNEFDVIVLNYANCDMVGHTGILDSTIVAVKTLDAQLKRVHEAMQKVNGVMIITADHGNAEIMIDQEGGPNKKHTSQLVPIIITKKDLKLRNKDAAIADIAPTILDLLGEEVPSEMTQPSLIVKK
- the trxB gene encoding thioredoxin-disulfide reductase; the protein is MKTDFDLIIIGGGPGGITAGIYAARAGLKSAIIEKEVPGGKVNKTAEIENYPGFTSIMGPDLAVSLFSQAQAVGAEFIFDEVLKIEKNDNKTFNVNLAGKKLTSKAVIIATGTKERKLGVPGEDKFYGKGVSYCAVCDGAFFKEKPLIVVGGGLAAVEESLYLTKFASKVTLVHRREGFRAADSVVEKTRNHEKVDFMLNCVVEEIIGDKVVEAVVVRNLKENSVQTIKVDGIFPLIGSDPITDFVKDLNILNQTNNIVTDVEMKTSIPGLFAVGDVRNTPLKQIATAVGDGAIAAQKAIDYCDNF
- a CDS encoding rhodanese-like domain-containing protein is translated as MTKKEIADLIAQGYEILDIREPNELETLEKLDQATLISDKQIFDKYDQDFEDKDVKLAVVCRAGRRSKIVCDILADKGFKNIKNIDDGMMGIIE
- a CDS encoding NAD(P)/FAD-dependent oxidoreductase, whose amino-acid sequence is MVKDLLIIGAGPTGLYAWKYANSLHLSGTIVEANYEIGGQANLAYPEKMIHNLPGIKEIKAKDFVNDLLEDANCLESKIRLKTNTSVLEIIKIKVDNDFENHFLVKFSNNVQKTYRAILVCEGLGEYQSIKLLEENWENIHYVVKDKKYFENKRVVIFGGGDSAIDWAHQFSEKSKVTLVHRRDEFRAAVQKIEGKVEILTPFEFKEIDKSENNRAKSLIIKSEEQEKRIHFDECLVQFGATIRPHTINGLNLQRNEFKKIIVNSEMESSCLGVFAAGDAVVYPTKKRNLIFGFQEVIIALSKIEMKINNKKIANKGW
- the tsaE gene encoding tRNA (adenosine(37)-N6)-threonylcarbamoyltransferase complex ATPase subunit type 1 TsaE, with the translated sequence MEIKKIADWDVIIKELLDFKNQEFYLLLTGDLGAGKTTFTKRLLKNFGVNEVVNSPTFVILNQYQNSEGALLNHMDAYRLGVNDEIELYEEQFRQAFNIIEWPNNLGINFNNLQGWHLDIELNEQGNRNVTIIKNLSSFRGN
- the tsaB gene encoding tRNA (adenosine(37)-N6)-threonylcarbamoyltransferase complex dimerization subunit type 1 TsaB, yielding MELFVDTCNGNLVILLIEDNKVIDQILLKNQNRISDIYQDNLDDILKRNNTTLKEIKAIYLTKGPGSYTGVRIGLTMAKTLFCIDDSIKIWTISSLQFQAGLGKVVSKLDARSQKWYFGVYQDGKPIIEDQILPIDTANQIESGFEDFKIVVDQVGVDYQKNFLDLKIFFQLVKKSDKLNPNYIKNFI